The Sporocytophaga myxococcoides genome contains the following window.
GTCAGGAGAAGGATAGAGTCAATGGTTCTAAGGGGATGACTCCTTGTCCTATACTGGATTCTGCGGGTGGTATCTGGCAATTCAAAACAGATAAAGCTGATCAGAGTTATGCTGAAGGTGTTCGTTATGCCACAGGTTTAAGAAATGTTGTAGGTCTTGACTGGAATAAAGAGAACAATCAATTGTTTGTTATGCAACATGGAAGAGATCAGTTGTTTCAATTATACCCTAATTTATATACTGAAAAGCAAAGTGCCGAATTGCCAGCAGAAGTATTGTATGCCATAAATAAAGGCGACAATGCAGGTTGGCCATATATTTACTATGATCAGTTTCAGGATAAAAAAATACTTGCACCAGAATATGGCGGAGATGGAAAGAAAACAAGTGGAGAAGATGCAATTGATCCTTCTATAGTATTTCCGGCACATTTAGCTCCTAATGGACTATTATTTTATACTGGAGATCAGTTTCCTGCCAAATATAAAAACGGAGCATTTATAGCGTTTCATGGTTCATGGAACAGAGCGCCTCTAAAACAAAAAGGTTATTTTGTAGCTTTTGCTCCATTTAAAGATGGCAAACCTGTTGGGACATGGGAGATATTTGCAGATAATTTTGCTGGTACAGAAGAGGTCAACTCTCCCGGAGATGCAAAGCACAGACCTTGCGGTGTGGCCGAGGGACCGGATGGTTCACTTTACATATCTGATGATGTGAAGGGAACGATTTTTAAAATCAGTTATAAATAAAATTTTACAGGAGTTTGTCTTTAATTGTTCTCTTTTAGAGACAACTCCTCTTTATATTCTGCTGATATTGAGGCGGGCAGGGCGACAGTAAAAGCTGTTCCTATTCCTATTTCGCTTTCGATAGATATTTTTCCTCCCATACTTTCAATCTGAGTTTTGATGATAAACAAGCCTAATCCTTTTCCTGGGATTTCAAGATGAAAGCGTTGATAAGGCTGAAAAATCTTTTCTCTGTATAGTGTAAGATCCAGGCCTATTCCATTGTCCCTGAACTCAATAAAATGGTAATCCCCCTCGGTATAGGATTTAATATTGACAGTAGGCATTAAATATTTCTTACAATATTTAATGCTGTTAAGAATAAGATTAAAGAATATATTCTTAAGATAAGATGGAATTGCAGGAGTGAAAGCTGTTTCAGAAAAGTCATAGTTGACTACAGCGCCGCTTGCTGTGATTTCATTTTCAAGAAGATCAATTACCTCAAGACATACTTTTTCAAATTTTACCTTTTCCATCATAGCATCTGTGTTTCTATGATGATCCAGCAATGACGCTAAGTCCTTGAGAATACCATCAACCTTTAGGGACGACTCTTTGACGTTATGAATCACTTTTGCGTTCAGAGGGTCTGATGGAGTACCTTCATTAAACAATTCACATAGTCCCAGTAATGTAGCAATAGGACCACGAAGGTTGTGCGCTGTGATATTAGCAAATTGCTCCAGTCTGAAGTTGCGGTCGTTAAGGTCCTTATTAAGTTTTATAAGCTGACTGGTTCTTTTTTCTACTATTTTTTCAAGCTGTTCTTGTTGTTCTTTCAGTTCCTTGTTTTTAAGCTCTATCAGAATGTTTTTTTCTCTCAGTTCAAGCGTTCTGGACATTACTTCAGTTTCAAGGAAGTGTTTTTGTTCTATGATAATGCTGTCTTTCTCCAGTTTAAATAATTTAAGTCTGCTCAATATAGCCAGGTTAAAAAAGATAATTTCAATGGCAGATCCGATTTGAATGGAATTGTCTGTGAAAACATTCAAGGGGATGGCTCCATTTAGAGTAATGACGTGAATAAGAATTCCAAGGAAGAAAGATATACTGCCCGTTAAAAAAAAGCTAATTGTGTGTTTTTCAATTCTCTTTAATTTTTTAAATAAATAAACTCCTGCAAAGAGCGGCAATAAAGCACCTATGCAGAATACCGAAAAAACAATTTCATTTACTAGTGTGGTATAGTAAAACGTATTAAGGGTAAATGAAACTATGTTGACTACATAAAATACTCTAAATGTAAAATACAGCCATTTAGAATATTTTTTTAACAGTAACAACTTTTCTATAAATACTAAATGGAAAGTAGTAAGCAAGTAGAAAATAAAACAATATTGATTCACTATTGGAGTCTCGGGCCAGAAATACTGAAAGGCATAGCCGAAATTAAGTAAAGTGAGAAACCCTGTTGCACCGATGGAAAGTGCGTAGTAAAGGAATAAACTCTCTTTAAGCCAAAAATAGGATGTAAGCGTGAGGGTTATTGTAAGAATGATTAGGCCAAGGTAAAGAAAGTGAAGAGATATATTTTGCTGAACATCGGTTATGAATTCTTTTTCAGAGAAGATCTCAACAGGGACTTTCATTGGGCCTTTGATTTGAATTTCAAGGCAAATAAGTTCTGTGTTTTTGGGAATAAAAAAGTTGGGAAAGTTTATGGGTAAATCTCTGTAATTGAATGGGGCAAGGTCTCCGGATTCTTTGAGTTCTATAAGTTTATTATCTTTAATGAAATGTGCTGTGATGTGATCTAAAAAAGAATTTTTTACAAGTAAAATTCCATTTTCAGGCAAGCCCTTAGCTGGAAAGATGATCCATATTTTATTTGCTTTAAGTCTGATATTTACTGCATCGTCCGCAATTTTAAATTTCTCAGGAGATTGTAAAAAAAGGCTTGAAACAGTTGAAAAAGTATACTTAAGAGAATCGTCAGTGATATAATTTAATTTTAAAGAAGAAGATTTTGCAATAGTAAAGGTAATACTGCTAAAGTAAATTATAATTAATGTAAAGATTATCCTGTTTTTCATTTCCTGGCTATTAAATATACAAACACTTTAGCACAGGCCCAATTAGAACTTATTAAACAAGAACAAATTTCGATAAAAGGCAGGAGAGATATAATGAGACTGCTAAAGATTTATGTTATGTAATATTTATTAAAAAAATAAATGCTCCGAAGCTATAACGAATTGTAATATCTCCGGAGCTTAATTTAATTCAACAATTCAATTAAGAATTGGTTTTTAATAACGGATGTCCCAGTACACTTGCTTGTTTGTTATACATATACTCTGCAAACTTTTCATCTTCAATATGATAACGGGCTCCAATGTATTTTACAATATTCCCATCTTCATCTTTTATAGGAACGATAGTAGCATTCACCCAATAAACAATCCCACCTTTGCCTCGGTTTTTTATGATTCCTTTGAATATATTTCCTGACTTAATTGTATCCCAGAAGAGTTTAAACAGTTCTTTTGGCATTTCAGGATCTCTAAGAATATTATGGGGCTTTCCGATCAATTCTTCCCTTGAATAGCCGGATACTTCAACGAATTTAGAGTTAATATCAAGTATGGTTCCATACTTATCTGCCTCAGAAAGAATAGTCGTTAATCCGAAAATCCTTTCTCTTACTTCAAGTTCTTTTGTCATGGATTTCAGGGAACTCACATTTCTTTCCATTTCTTCCTGTGTCGCCTGAAGTTCTTCCATATTCTGGCGCATTTCCTCTTCCTGAGCTCGCAGTTCTTCAGTCATAATCTGAGACTGTTCTAACAATGAACGGGTTTTGGTGCCTGTCTTCATATTATGCACAGTAGATCCGAAACTCTCAGCAATAGCCTCAATAAATTTGATTTGATGATTAGGAATTATCTTGAATGAAGCTAATTCTATTACACCGAATATTTTATCATTGAATTTAACAGGTACAATCACTAAGCTGGATGGAGATGCCCCGCCTACTCCTGAGGTTATATACATGTAATCATTAGGAATTTCTGTCATGAAGATAGTTTCACCTTCCTGCCAACATACACCGGCAAGTCCTTCACCTTCATTGATTTTCTTGTTGATGAATTTTTTTCTGTCATATGCATAGCATGCTTTCATCAGCATATAGCTTTCTTCATCATCTTCATCTTCCAGAATAAAAAGACCACCTTGATTGGCATCTATATATTTAACCATTTCCCTAAGGAAGTTGTCATAAAGAGTATCTGCATCATTGATATAAATTCTAAGCAAATTGGCAAACATAGCCAGGCCTTCATTATGCCAGGCTCTTTGTTGCTCATCATCATCAATATTCTTAAGTTGCCTGATGATAAGATTCACAGTTTTGCCAACCTCGTCCTTATCTGATGTTAATGGTAGTTCTGTTAATATTTTACGGGAACTAATAGCTTCAACCTGGTTCATGGTAGTTTTGAACCGAAATACAATCTTCTCAAGACCAGTTATCAGATCTTTAAGCATATTGTTATTGCTGAATTCATCAAATTTCACAGACAGGTTTCCTTCACTGATTTCTGTTGCTCTGATCTGTATTTCATGAATTGGATCGAAGGCTGGTTTTATGAATTTGTTGAGAACCCAATAAATTAACGCAATCAGACCTAATGAGAGAAAAAGGATTGCTAATAGTGTTGTTGATAGGAGATTATTGCTTTTGTTTTCAAATAAGGTTCTTAAAATATCAAGTTTATTGATAGATTGGTTAGTGGTGAAATACAAAAATCCAATCAATCCCTGGTTTTTTTCTAACCCTAAGACAGATTCTATTTCCACAATTTCATGGAAGGTGGTTTGGTAGGACCTTAAAGCTTCATTCAGATAGTTTTTAGTATCAGAATCAGGAAGAGATGTAATCTGATTTTCGAGATCGGAGACTGTTTGATCAAATGCTCCTATATAGCTTTTTTCCTTTTTTATAAAAAAGTCTTTTTCGTGTTTTCTAAGGGTAAGTACAAGCCCCTTATCTGTATCAGGGCTTTTTTCAAGAATATGTGCCGCCTGGTGCATTTTACCTTCAATACCATGATTTTTAAAACCACGTTCATTAAACAATTGGGAAACT
Protein-coding sequences here:
- a CDS encoding PQQ-dependent sugar dehydrogenase; the encoded protein is MQKVILILLVSLSFQVECNGQSFRSDSARGFVATTLVNDPGKTGLKLPQGFKGTIVADNLGKSRHIAVTRHGNVYVKLDRPSDKGAVLYLEDKNKDGKAEKISGFGDYKGTGIAIKDNYLYASSNSEVFRYKLNDKGEVINQKSPEKIVKGLVARRQHESKSITLDNNGNIYVNIGAPSNACQEKDRVNGSKGMTPCPILDSAGGIWQFKTDKADQSYAEGVRYATGLRNVVGLDWNKENNQLFVMQHGRDQLFQLYPNLYTEKQSAELPAEVLYAINKGDNAGWPYIYYDQFQDKKILAPEYGGDGKKTSGEDAIDPSIVFPAHLAPNGLLFYTGDQFPAKYKNGAFIAFHGSWNRAPLKQKGYFVAFAPFKDGKPVGTWEIFADNFAGTEEVNSPGDAKHRPCGVAEGPDGSLYISDDVKGTIFKISYK
- a CDS encoding sensor histidine kinase, with protein sequence MKNRIIFTLIIIYFSSITFTIAKSSSLKLNYITDDSLKYTFSTVSSLFLQSPEKFKIADDAVNIRLKANKIWIIFPAKGLPENGILLVKNSFLDHITAHFIKDNKLIELKESGDLAPFNYRDLPINFPNFFIPKNTELICLEIQIKGPMKVPVEIFSEKEFITDVQQNISLHFLYLGLIILTITLTLTSYFWLKESLFLYYALSIGATGFLTLLNFGYAFQYFWPETPIVNQYCFIFYLLTTFHLVFIEKLLLLKKYSKWLYFTFRVFYVVNIVSFTLNTFYYTTLVNEIVFSVFCIGALLPLFAGVYLFKKLKRIEKHTISFFLTGSISFFLGILIHVITLNGAIPLNVFTDNSIQIGSAIEIIFFNLAILSRLKLFKLEKDSIIIEQKHFLETEVMSRTLELREKNILIELKNKELKEQQEQLEKIVEKRTSQLIKLNKDLNDRNFRLEQFANITAHNLRGPIATLLGLCELFNEGTPSDPLNAKVIHNVKESSLKVDGILKDLASLLDHHRNTDAMMEKVKFEKVCLEVIDLLENEITASGAVVNYDFSETAFTPAIPSYLKNIFFNLILNSIKYCKKYLMPTVNIKSYTEGDYHFIEFRDNGIGLDLTLYREKIFQPYQRFHLEIPGKGLGLFIIKTQIESMGGKISIESEIGIGTAFTVALPASISAEYKEELSLKENN
- a CDS encoding PAS domain-containing protein; the encoded protein is MSSDNSFKSKYNKLLISTISATIFLACILVYTIISIKKSKENASDLSKALFNLSQYESSFRNYVLNVQYDTISAITGENMDISSLMNYARLFQKDLSLLEENLKGKDRDTLLKIKANYDTLNSVFLKVSQLFNERGFKNHGIEGKMHQAAHILEKSPDTDKGLVLTLRKHEKDFFIKKEKSYIGAFDQTVSDLENQITSLPDSDTKNYLNEALRSYQTTFHEIVEIESVLGLEKNQGLIGFLYFTTNQSINKLDILRTLFENKSNNLLSTTLLAILFLSLGLIALIYWVLNKFIKPAFDPIHEIQIRATEISEGNLSVKFDEFSNNNMLKDLITGLEKIVFRFKTTMNQVEAISSRKILTELPLTSDKDEVGKTVNLIIRQLKNIDDDEQQRAWHNEGLAMFANLLRIYINDADTLYDNFLREMVKYIDANQGGLFILEDEDDEESYMLMKACYAYDRKKFINKKINEGEGLAGVCWQEGETIFMTEIPNDYMYITSGVGGASPSSLVIVPVKFNDKIFGVIELASFKIIPNHQIKFIEAIAESFGSTVHNMKTGTKTRSLLEQSQIMTEELRAQEEEMRQNMEELQATQEEMERNVSSLKSMTKELEVRERIFGLTTILSEADKYGTILDINSKFVEVSGYSREELIGKPHNILRDPEMPKELFKLFWDTIKSGNIFKGIIKNRGKGGIVYWVNATIVPIKDEDGNIVKYIGARYHIEDEKFAEYMYNKQASVLGHPLLKTNS